In a single window of the Vicugna pacos chromosome 8, VicPac4, whole genome shotgun sequence genome:
- the POU3F2 gene encoding POU domain, class 3, transcription factor 2, which translates to MATAASNHYSLLTSSASIVHAEPPGGMQQGAGGYREAQSLVQGDYGALQSNGHPLSHAHQWITALSHGGGGGGGGGGGGGGGGGGGGGDGSPWSTSPLGQPDIKPSVVVQQGGRGDELHGPGSLQQQQQHQQQQQQQQQQQQQQQQQQQRPPHLVHHAANHHPGPGAWRSAAAAAHLPPSMGASNGGLLYSQPSFTVNGMLGAGGQPAGLHHHGLRDAHDESHHADHHPHPHSHPHQQPPPPPPPQGPPGHPGAHHDPHSDEDTPTSDDLEQFAKQFKQRRIKLGFTQADVGLALGTLYGNVFSQTTICRFEALQLSFKNMCKLKPLLNKWLEEADSSSGSPTSIDKIAAQGRKRKKRTSIEVSVKGALESHFLKCPKPSAQEITSLADSLQLEKEVVRVWFCNRRQKEKRMTPPGGTLPGAEDVYGGSRDTPPHHGVQTPVQ; encoded by the coding sequence ATGGCGACCGCAGCGTCTAACCACTACAGCCTGCTCACCTCCAGCGCCTCCATCGTGCACGCCGAGCCGCCGGGCGGCATGCAGCAGGGCGCGGGGGGCTACCGTGAGGCGCAGAGCCTGGTGCAGGGCGACTACGGCGCGCTGCAGAGCAACGGGCACCCGCTCAGCCACGCTCACCAGTGGATCACCGCGCTGTCccacggcggcggcggcgggggcggtggcggcggcggcgggggcgggggtggcggcgggggcggcggcgacGGCTCCCCGTGGTCCACCAGCCCCTTGGGCCAGCCGGACATCAAGCCCTCGGTGGTGGTCCAGCAGGGCGGCCGAGGCGACGAGCTGCACGGGCCGGGctccctgcagcagcagcagcagcaccagcagcagcagcagcaacagcagcagcagcagcagcaacagcagcagcagcagcagcggccgCCGCATCTGGTGCACCACGCCGCCAACCATCACCCTGGGCCCGGGGCATGGCGGAGCGCGGCGGCTGCGGCGCACCTCCCGCCCTCCATGGGAGCGTCCAACGGCGGCTTGCTCTACTCGCAGCCCAGCTTCACCGTGAACGGCATGCTGGGCGCCGGCGGGCAGCCGGCCGGGCTGCACCACCACGGCCTGCGGGACGCGCACGACGAGTCGCACCACGCCGACCACCACCCGCACCCGCATTCGCACCCGCACCAGCAGCCACCGCCCCCGCCACCCCCGCAGGGCCCGCCAGGCCACCCCGGCGCGCACCACGACCCGCACTCGGATGAGGACACGCCGACCTCGGATGACCTGGAGCAGTTCGCCAAGCAGTTCAAGCAGCGGCGGATCAAACTGGGATTTACCCAAGCGGACGTGGGGCTGGCACTGGGCACCCTGTACGGCAACGTGTTCTCGCAGACCACCATATGCAGGTTTGAGGCCCTGCAGCTAAGCTTCAAGAACATGTGCAAGCTGAAGCCTTTGTTGAACAAGTGGTTGGAGGAGGCGGACTCATCCTCGGGCAGCCCCACGAGCATAGACAAGATTGCAGCGCAGGGGCGCAAGAGGAAAAAGCGGACCTCCATCGAGGTGAGCGTCAAGGGGGCTCTGGAGAGCCATTTCCTCAAATGCCCCAAGCCCTCGGCCCAGGAGATCACCTCCCTCGCGGACAGCTTACagctggagaaggaggtggtgaGAGTTTGGTTTTGTAacaggagacagaaagagaaaaggatgaCCCCTCCCGGAGGGACTCTGCCGGGCGCCGAGGATGTGTACGGGGGGAGTAGGGACACGCCACCACACCACGGGGTGCAGACACCCGTCCAGTGA